DNA from Branchiostoma lanceolatum isolate klBraLanc5 chromosome 6, klBraLanc5.hap2, whole genome shotgun sequence:
TTCTATCCAGTCTGCTTTCAGTCGGGTTGAGCAAAGGGAAGGTGATTAAGACAGCCATTCAGAGAGGCTGCTAACATGTTCGCGCAAGGTCAttcctcggcgacataactccctcggcagcgaaactccccTGCCGTCATTAGAGAACCtcggcccgtgtaagaaatcgcgtcacccccctcccccaaatatatacgccgccgttccaggaagtctGAGAAGGAGGCTAAGCGTACACTGAACGATCGATCACACTCCTGCCACGCTAGCGTCCGCAGGACCAGCTGGGACCTATCGGCCCTCACAGGGCTGTAATTCCCTCCATATGACACCTGTTACGCGTAGAGCACGCACGGGGATGTATATTAAACACCTGTTCCGATATCACGGCTACAAAGAGAGATGCAGAAATACGAGACTGCTGGCGTTTTCATCATCGACGTTTGAAGTCAGACCTTTAGCGGCGGGAAAATATCGGGAGCCGTAGACACAGGTGAAAACGTGCACCACGAAGAAGGGACGTCCAATTCCAAAGACGCTAAAACGCCCACGCCGCCTGGCGCTACCTGTGATACCCTTCCCCGGACACCTGTTACGCTTACCGCAAGCACGGGGATGTATATTCAACACCTATTCCGATATCACGGCTACAAAGAGAGATACTACAACATACtgcttagcctccatagcagaatCTCTGGGCCCTTTATGGGTACAactttgctgatgacttcttttgtACCGTAACCATTAGGCCTGGTAGATCAAATGGTTAAGGGCTGGCGACACAAACGACTcagtacaaaaagaaatcatcagaaaaaaagtgtattttatcttttaagccccaaaaggcccagagaacctgctatggaggctaaggcGTTTTCAACCTCGACGTTTGACGTCAGACAGATGGGGAAATATCGGACACCCgcaaaaaagtgtattttatCATTTAAGCCCCAAAAGCCCCAGAgaacctgctatggaggctaaggcGTTTTCAACCTCGACGTTTGACGTCAGACAGATGGGGAAATATCGGACACCCgcaaaaaagtgtattttatCATTTAAGCCCCAAAAGCCCCAGAgaacctgctatggaggctaaggcGTTTTCAACCTCGACGTTTGACGTCAGACAGATGGGGAAATATCGGACACCCgcaaaaaagtgtattttatCATTTAAGCCCCAAAAGCCCCAGAgaacctgctatggaggctaaggcGTTTTCAACCTCGACGTTTGACGTCAGACAGATGGGGAAATATCGGACGCCCGCAGACCACACGAAACAGGGACGTCCGATTCCAAAGACACCGAAAACGCCCATTTGGCGAGAACTTAGCAATAACTCGCTCGAGGAGCCGCTTCCTATAGGAACTAGGCGCCTTTTTACTGCATATTAAACATCTGTTGCAGTTGGTATTCCTCATATCAGTAATAAGAAAATTCGAATGAAAAGGAATGATTTTGATTACGTTCgtagaaaaaaatgacatgCTATACCCCGCCCATACGTAATCATACTATGTATTAGCCAACTGCAACTCTGTGGATTCTAGAGTTTTTGATACACCTGTTTAAAGATCAAAGGGATATATATTGCACCTCTCTCATGATACATAAAATATAAAGATTCCCTCACTTTTTCTGAAAGACGAATGGACAAAACAGAACTTTTAAGGTCTTTTTCAGTCGACATCGCCTTCAGGATTTATCCTGTGACAGTACAGATAGCACTTCGGAAACTTCGTTGAAGAGGATCCAAAATTAACTTCGCGTAGTGACTTTTCGGCTTGAATATTTTCACAttcacctaatctccaagcagatccatcgGTGACAATCAGGGCCAACCCACCGGAGGCTTTTGGTACAGGTtgtttgatataacgttactgccttgccactgatagatctgcttgtagACTTTTTCCCAAGATTACTCAGTGTCATTATCGTGGTTCTTGTTTAAGTAGAAATAAGTTCTAGAGCTTGCGTTCAGCGCCACAGAGTCCCTGTCTTCCTACTTGAgtaagatcaaggaggttaagatAAGGTAAGATTAAGCTCGGAAGACGAGGACTTGTTCTTGCATGCAGTTCCCGTGACGCTTGAAGAAGTCCCGGGCGCCTTAAAGCTAGGCCCCGACGGGTCCTTCGTAACCATGGCGACAGTCTGGGCCGCGCCTCATCACCAACCGCCACACCTCAGTTATGTCAGAACAAAAAGGGAGGACTTGAATTTTAAAACAGTACATTGATTTATTCCTCCAATAGAGGATATATATTGGGACAAGGAGGGAAAGACTAGAGAAACACCGTGGTAGATGGAGTACTTTATGCGATATCATATGATTTCTTGTGATTCGCTGGATGGTGCCTTATGTACATTTGGGTTATTTgtgaacagaaaaaaagacagacaCACTGTAGTGCTCGGACATGTAGCTTGCTACGGTGAATCAATCCGACTTCTGGACCGTACCTTTCTTGTTGTAATCTCAGCACTCGCGTCGCGTTCTCAACTTCGCTTTCCGTGTCACTGGGGAAGGCCGCGGTCAAGTCATTTGGAAGAGACGTTAGACTGTTTGAAGTAGAGCCACGTCTGgcacatgtaaaagaacccatggccaccacacttatcgatgaGAAAAGCGTTCCTTTCCGGTGGGAGTGGATCAAACAAattaagccccccctctcactggacccgcggcacgctggtggcgtcactgcggccgatcgaattgataaAGCACTCGACGAATATCATCGACAGAatattataaagtcaaaggtaacacaaatacagtttaggacgcagcgacgccgccagcgtgccgcgggtccagtgagaggggggcttaactaggccagctatagggagaatatttgccagggaagtttggtcaccagagggtttcatttgcaagcgggCGAAACATTGTccctcaccgtggactgactctactggccaattattccttttctgctgaattctacgatctatacgacatacgcccgtaggaaggcctggtggcgGCTAACAAATTAGAACCTTACGCAACTTATATTTGCTGACCACCGATACACTGTTGTGATATGCCATGAGGTGACTGACCGGCCATTCTGTACAGGTAAATACACAGGTACATGCACACCTGTCGTACCTGTGACGTCACGGCGGAAGGTAACGTTACGgtcgctgcagtaaacagcacGCCGCGCGCGAACTTCCCATGACGCGTTTTCCTTCGCGCTCACTTCACCTGAAGTGGTCTCTTCCTCGACTCCTGTCAGCGCACAAAGAACCACGACATGCTTCCCTGAGCCCAGTGTCAACAAAGTAAACTCCAAGTGGCCACGAAGACACGATAATCTCCTTAATTAAAGTATAAAGGTATAAATCCCACTTGAGGCGAAGTAGTGtacattatgatgatgatgaaactcttttattgtacattcgtgtcCATAagggctacatgtaggtacaggtcgtctaacatgaACCTAACtaatatgtatgtattgtggcatatacagtgaaataaatACAATGCATACCTCAAACATACATAGTGGACAAAAGTGATAAagtaagctaatccagtagagttaacttcttctcgcttcttatgTAAAGACGCAAAAGTCTTTTTGGCCGATGCACactagtctctactagactaactacgccggctatatggAGAATAATTTTGCCAGGGAGTTTGGTAGGGTTTTCTtctagcctctgttgcagactccttccggctgtttttttttaaagttacagTTCTAttattacatttcttttcttattgctggccggaaGATAATAGTtaattagtctccaagcagacccaacggattgcaaagaccgtatccaactggaagaaggagcttttATAGCAAAAGCGacttctttctgccagttggatacggtcttcgcaacccatagatctgcttggagattaatagtAAATAGTAAAACTgtgacttgaaaaagaaaacagccggaaggagtctgcaacggaggctaggtttCTTCGGCCTCTTCGAAGGGGGAATCGAAATGTGACTTTCCCGGCGGACTGACTTTTTTTCTGACGTATTACTCACCCTGTTTTTGTTGAATTCTACTCCCCGTACCCCCatgggaaggcctggtggaagcTAGATGCATATCACGAATGAAGAAATCAGGAAATATACTTCAGAACTGGTATCCGGTGACCGTTGATACGCTCTActttatacatgtgtataaaggAAGCTTTCCAAACTATGAAGAGTACTCAAGAGATACAACGACACGGACACAACTGAAAGGAACGGAAATATAAACTAATGAGCGCCGACTTGGTtcctgggagaccccggttcgaatccggggaggGGCACCCTGACTGgggctgcattcgtctttcggaagggacacaCAGTGGGGATCCCGTGACGAAGGAGGTTCCTGGAGCActttttgatataagttatcACATCAACTATACAGAATCACACTTAAAAtcaaaagaaacacacaaaaaagacatcaaaagttCCGCTCTGAAAATACAAAGGAAAGCCGGCATGGGGCCCGAAATCTAATCATTGCCAGTTGTCATCACACTCTACTATCACACTAAATCttaaaccaatccatccagccgttctgACAAAATAGACCGACCGacaaaatgcctaaaaagacgtcTGAGAAACAAGCGGGagccgaacatctgcttggagataacggTTCTGGGAACGAGACGCCATCGCGATCGAGTACCGCTAGCTCAGATCTGCGCTAGCTAGTGTCTGTGTCGAGGAGAGTCGGAGGTCTCTGAGTCTGAGGTAAACATTTTGCGTCTGAATCTTTATCAAAGTGATATGAAACGTAATATATGGGTTCTTTGGTAGGTATAGGCACTGAGAAATGACAAGGATGTGTGAGGCTGTGTTATTAGAGATCGACTGTTGCTTGCGACCTGTGCGAGAATAATCCGAATCTTACAAAAATGGCGCCGAAAATTTTCACGAAGttcatgtgtattttgttgccACCACAGTCCCGATCCTCTACTTATAACGTCGTCCAGATATCCCCTGATATATGTAGATCATCTGGAGATGTATAGTTGCTTCATGAATGTAGGAATtatttgtgtttgtacaatggaAAGTTTACATTTTTTATGCACCCAAGTCGTTGTGGGGCACGTGCAATTGCCGTTTTTGACAACGCCTCCGGGGCAATGTCTTAAAACCGAAATCCTTCAACCTTTACAGAAATGCACTACTAGCTTCATTGAAACGTTGCCTAACCGTGGATAAATGTTTTTGGTCGGTGACATAGCTTAAGTTAAGTAAATAATTGCTTCTTTTATTTCAGAAACTTTGAGGAAGTGCACGGATAGAGAGCCTTCACGGATTTACCTCAAGGTATCTCAAGGTAACATGAGAGTTCTGTTACCTGCTTTGAATTTATCAAGACTAACATGTTTTTTATGAATGCCACACcagttcaatttcttggttctcggatttaaaaaaaattcctaGATTTGAATATCAAAATGGAAAGAgaatctgaggggaaagtctgtactttggtgcacacagattcagtcaggtgcaagttttcagtttctgttttcatgatggtTTTATGCTAGAGTGGCCGGTGCAATGGCTGAGTGGGAAGAGTGTTCGCTTTGCATActgtaggtcgtgagtttgaactgcggccgggtcataccaaagactctaaaaatggtacatactgctttctctgctgagcactcagcatttgggaaagagtatggtagttaaacacacacaactagcagtggactagccccctgctgtagtgacttgcacaacgttgtgtggcccaagggctgtggaaccggagatgggtgccgccttatgcaccttcggtgcgggaaggactttaactttttaactaacTCGTTCTAGAATTTTGCGTacaatgtctgagaaccaagaaattaaattggtgtggtctaaatGACAAATCAACATCATCGTTACAGGTATGTTGCTTAGAATCATAATGACTTTAGTGACATGCATTTTCTGGGTTCCTTACATGCAAAACCTCAGGGAATGGCAAGTAATTTAATCAGACTATTTCATCTAACTTCATGTATTTTTGTGGGGAATTGATAGTATAAGGGAATTTTTTGTGTTCACaattgttttaagttcacagttccGTAGTACGGTAGCAAAATAATGGAAATGTCCGCTATCTATAGTATCAATGCTATCAGCAAtacaatttttgaaaatcagcAACTCTTAGTAATGTTTGACTACATGTAAACCTCAGTTTCATTGTGTATGTAGGTCACAGggagaaattttttttttttaaatattcatatcATGATACAAAAGTACTGGatgaaagtaaaacaaaagatCCTAGAATATGTTGCATATCTTTGTCCCCAAACAGATTGAATCAAAAGATGGAAGATCCCAAATCAACAACACACACTGGTCAGAAACCccacatgtgtggggagtgtgaatacaggacagctgacaagtCTAACTTATCCAggcacatgagaactcatacaggggaaaaaccctacaagtgtgatcaaTGCGACTATTCCGCAGCATGGAAATCCACTTTGGACCAACACCATGTATCAAcacacactagtgagaaaccctatgTATGTGGTGAGTGTGGATACGAGACAGCTAACAGGTCTCGCCTAGCCCGACATGTGAAaattcatactggagaaaaaccctacaagtgtcaccagtgtgactattctgcaacaCGGAAATCCACTTTGGACCAACATCGAGTGatacatactggtgagaaaccctacgtctgtgaggagtgtggatacagagcaGCTATTAAGTCTAgcttatccaaacatatgagaactcatactggagaaaaaccctacaagtgtgaccagtgcgactattctgcagcacagaaatccaACTTGAACCAACACCATCTCACTAAACACACAAGTGAGAACCCCTacatatgtgaggagtgtggatacaagacagctcaAAGGTCTCACTTATTcaaacatatgagaatccatacaggagaaaaaccctacaagtgtgaccagtgtgactattctgctgccttTAAACCTGCTTTGGACTAtcatctaaaagcaaaacatactggagaaaacccctacaagtgtgaggtgtgtggatacaagacagctaacaGGTCAAACCTAGTCCAACATGTGAAaattcatactggagaaaaaccctacaagtgtgaccagtgtggctattctgcagcacggaaaTGCAGTTTAGACAGACACCGTCTCTCTACACACACTGGTAAGTACGTAGGTAAGTAcgtatgtgaggagtgcggatacaggacagaTAGAAAGTCTAGGTTATCCCTACATGTGAGAATTCATACAGGGGGAAAActttacaagtgtgaccagtgcgactattctgctacaACCAAACCAGCTTTGGACAACCATCTAAAAGACGAACATAGTGGAGAAaatccctacaagtgtgaccagtgcgactattctgctacaACCAAACCAGCTTTGGACAACCATGTAAAAGACGAACATATTGGA
Protein-coding regions in this window:
- the LOC136436183 gene encoding zinc finger protein 761-like, producing MEDPKSTTHTGQKPHMCGECEYRTADKSNLSRHMRTHTGEKPYKCDQCDYSAAWKSTLDQHHVSTHTSEKPYVCGECGYETANRSRLARHVKIHTGEKPYKCHQCDYSATRKSTLDQHRVIHTGEKPYVCEECGYRAAIKSSLSKHMRTHTGEKPYKCDQCDYSAAQKSNLNQHHLTKHTSENPYICEECGYKTAQRSHLFKHMRIHTGEKPYKCDQCDYSAAFKPALDYHLKAKHTGENPYKCEVCGYKTANRSNLVQHVKIHTGEKPYKCDQCGYSAARKCSLDRHRLSTHTGKYVGKYVCEECGYRTDRKSRLSLHVRIHTGGKLYKCDQCDYSATTKPALDNHLKDEHSGENPYKCDQCDYSATTKPALDNHVKDEHIGEQAYKCDQCDYSAAEKSNLDQHQLTLYTGENAYICEVCGYETANRSHLAQHVRIHTGENPYKCDQCDYSAAIKPALDYHYNCFHLKAKHTGLKPYKYVKCDLCY